The proteins below come from a single Hemitrygon akajei chromosome 2, sHemAka1.3, whole genome shotgun sequence genomic window:
- the LOC140721046 gene encoding probable G-protein coupled receptor 139: MAAFGIPANTVTTAILYRGKCGLSSGITHYMMAMAISDLLVIIFQVLLQGIYIYYSPNSFLIRSTVCPAYVYLRIVSLDYSVWLTVSFTFDRFSSICCPKLRLRYCTDKTADLVIVSMCMLSCLKYIPFYFMYESRYVLDNVKYGCRPKTAYFTSIWWVAFSWMCNISLSLLPFALIIFLNGLTVRNIIASSRVRRRLKGQECKDSETDNRRRSIILLFTVSGTSILLWTTGAVTFICTRITINFVGNDLTSPSNIANEVGVLLIRVSSCTNTCIYAMTQRKFRQELMNGIKSLIRFIIKPLKGASSRSRAR; the protein is encoded by the exons ATGGCAGCGTTTGGGATTCCCG CGAACACAGTGACGACTGCGATACTGTACCGAGGTAAGTGCGGACTCTCCAGTGGAATCACGCATTACATGATGGCGATGGCAATCTCCGACCTGCTCGTAATAATTTTTCAAGTATTACTTCAGGGAATCTACATTTACTATTCGCCGAACTCATTTCTGATTCGCAGCACAGTGTGCCCTGCATATGTGTACCTACGGATCGTCTCCCTGGACTATTCCGTCTGGTTAACCGTGTCCTTCACCTTTGACCGTTTTAGCAGCATTTGCTGTCCGAAGCTAAGACTTAGGTATTGCACGGACAAGACGGCTGACTTAGTTATTGTGTCCATGTGCATGCTGAGCTGCTTAAAGTACATTCCATTTTACTTCATGTACGAGTCTCGCTATGTCCTGGATAATGTGAAATATGGGTGTCGACCAAAAACTGCATACTTCACTTCCATCTGGTGGGTAGCTTTCTCTTGGATGTGTAACATCTCTCTCTCCTTACTCCCCTTTGCTCtcatcatatttctgaacggGCTGACCGTCAGGAACATAATTGCGTCCAGTAGGGTTCGCCGTCGTCTGAAGGGGCAGGAATGCAAGGATAGCGAGACGGATAATCGACGCAGGTCTATCATTTTACTCTTCACCGTGTCCGGAACCTCCATATTGCTCTGGACAACGGGAGCTGTGACTTTCATCTGTACTCGAATCACTATCAATTTCGTGGGTAACGATCTCACAAGCCCCTCTAACATCGCTAACGAGGTGGGGGTTTTGCTCATTCGCGTTAGCTCGTGCACTAACACCTGCATCTACGCAATgacccagaggaagttcagacaggagttgatgaACGGGATTAAAAGTCTAATTCGCTTCATCATTAAACCACTGAAAGGAGCGAGCAGTCGTAGTAGAGCTAGATAG